In a genomic window of Candidatus Competibacteraceae bacterium:
- a CDS encoding amino acid ABC transporter ATP-binding protein yields MSDPSPSSAGAALSEQIMIDMQGVHKWYGAFHVLKDINLTVRKGERIVICGPSGSGKSTTIRCINRLEEYQRGRIVVDGQELSNDVKQIERIRREVGMVFQHFNLFPHLTVLENCTLAPIWVRKLPRQQAEEVAMRYLQRVKIPEQAGKYPGQLSGGQQQRVAIARSLCMNPKIMLFDEPTSALDPEMIKEVLDTMVALAEDGMTMICVTHEMGFAKTVAHRVIFMDGGEIIEQNPPEQFFSNPRSERTKLFLSQILHH; encoded by the coding sequence ATGTCCGACCCTTCTCCCTCCTCCGCCGGCGCGGCGCTGTCCGAGCAAATCATGATCGACATGCAAGGCGTCCATAAGTGGTATGGCGCTTTCCACGTGTTGAAGGACATCAATCTGACCGTGCGCAAGGGCGAGCGAATCGTGATCTGCGGCCCGTCCGGCTCCGGTAAATCCACCACCATCCGCTGCATCAACCGGCTGGAGGAATACCAGCGCGGTCGGATCGTGGTGGACGGCCAGGAACTGAGCAACGATGTGAAACAGATCGAACGCATCCGCCGCGAGGTCGGCATGGTGTTCCAGCATTTCAATCTGTTCCCCCATTTGACGGTGCTGGAGAACTGCACGCTGGCGCCGATCTGGGTGCGCAAGCTGCCGCGCCAGCAGGCGGAAGAAGTCGCGATGCGCTACCTACAGCGGGTCAAGATCCCCGAGCAGGCCGGCAAGTATCCGGGGCAACTGTCAGGCGGCCAGCAACAGCGGGTCGCCATCGCCCGCAGCCTGTGCATGAACCCCAAGATCATGCTGTTCGACGAGCCGACCTCGGCGCTGGACCCGGAAATGATCAAGGAGGTACTGGATACCATGGTGGCACTAGCCGAGGACGGCATGACCATGATTTGTGTTACCCATGAGATGGGTTTCGCTAAAACCGTGGCCCATCGGGTCATTTTTATGGACGGCGGCGAAATCATCGAGCAAAACCCGCCGGAGCAGTTTTTCAGCAATCCCCGCTCGGAACGGACCAAGCTGTTTCTCAGTCAGATTTTGCATCATTAA
- the hemB gene encoding porphobilinogen synthase, which translates to MEEIRVSRVPQTVTGQFPGSRPRRMRRDEFSRRLVRETVLTAADLIQPLFVIEGWKQREPVASMPGVERMTIDELLREGETLVQAGVPAVALFPVIASEAKSSDAAEAYNPEGLTQRAVHALKTHLPELGVITDVALDPFTSHGQDGLVNEAGYVLNDETVSVLVRQALSHAAAGADIVAPSDMMDGRIGAIREALESNDFIHTRILAYSAKYASSFYGPFRDAVGSAGALGKGSKSSYQMDPANGDEALREVALDLEEGADIIMIKPGLPYLDIVRRVKDQFAAPTFVYQVSGEYAMLMAAARNGWLDERAVVLESLLGIKRAGADAILTYFASRVAGWLREGA; encoded by the coding sequence ATGGAGGAAATTCGCGTGTCCAGAGTGCCCCAGACCGTCACCGGTCAATTCCCCGGCAGCCGCCCGCGCCGGATGCGCCGCGATGAGTTTTCCCGCCGGCTGGTGCGGGAAACGGTATTGACCGCCGCCGATCTGATCCAGCCGCTGTTCGTAATCGAGGGTTGGAAACAGCGCGAGCCGGTGGCGTCCATGCCGGGCGTGGAACGGATGACCATCGACGAGTTGCTGCGCGAGGGGGAAACGCTGGTGCAAGCCGGCGTGCCGGCGGTGGCGCTGTTTCCGGTGATCGCGTCGGAGGCCAAATCCTCGGACGCCGCCGAAGCCTACAACCCCGAAGGTCTGACCCAGCGCGCGGTTCACGCCCTCAAGACCCATCTGCCCGAATTGGGCGTCATCACCGATGTGGCGCTCGATCCCTTCACCAGCCACGGTCAGGACGGCTTGGTGAATGAGGCCGGCTATGTACTGAACGATGAGACCGTGAGCGTGCTGGTGCGGCAGGCGCTGTCGCACGCGGCGGCCGGCGCGGATATCGTCGCGCCCTCGGACATGATGGACGGTCGGATCGGAGCCATCCGCGAAGCCTTGGAATCCAACGATTTCATCCATACCCGCATTCTGGCCTATTCCGCCAAGTACGCCTCCAGTTTTTACGGGCCGTTCCGCGATGCGGTCGGCTCGGCCGGCGCGCTCGGCAAGGGGAGCAAATCCAGCTATCAGATGGACCCCGCCAACGGCGACGAAGCCCTGCGCGAGGTGGCGCTGGATTTGGAGGAGGGGGCTGACATCATCATGATCAAGCCCGGTCTGCCGTATCTGGACATCGTGCGGCGGGTCAAGGATCAGTTTGCCGCGCCCACCTTCGTCTATCAGGTCAGCGGCGAATACGCCATGCTGATGGCCGCCGCCCGCAACGGTTGGTTGGACGAACGGGCGGTGGTGTTGGAATCCCTGCTGGGGATCAAGCGCGCCGGCGCGGATGCGATTCTGACTTATTTTGCGAGCCGGGTGGCCGGGTGGCTGCGAGAAGGAGCATGA
- a CDS encoding sterol desaturase family protein — MIDWLRYEPAIRLSCFFAVLLAMMLWEWRRPRRTLSLARGRRWPANLGIVAADSLVLRLVFPVLAVGAAQLAEAKGWGLLHWLAAPRWLAVAVSLPLLDAVIYAQHVVFHKVPLLWRLHRTHHSDLDFDVTTALRFHPLEIVLSMLVKLAMVVLLGAPPVAVLLFEVILNAAAMFNHGNVRLPLKLDRALRYVLVTPDMHRVHHSVHRQETDSNFGFSLACWDRLFGTYRDQPRDGHTGMSIGLAYFRDWRATRWYGLLLQPLLDPERPSA, encoded by the coding sequence ATGATCGATTGGTTGCGTTACGAACCCGCCATCCGGCTGAGCTGCTTTTTTGCGGTGTTGCTGGCGATGATGCTGTGGGAATGGCGCCGTCCGCGCCGGACGCTGAGCTTGGCGCGCGGCCGACGCTGGCCGGCCAATCTCGGCATCGTCGCCGCGGACAGTTTGGTGCTACGGCTGGTGTTTCCGGTGCTGGCGGTCGGAGCGGCGCAACTGGCCGAAGCTAAAGGTTGGGGCTTGCTGCACTGGCTCGCCGCGCCGCGCTGGTTGGCCGTTGCCGTATCCCTGCCGCTGCTGGATGCGGTGATTTACGCCCAGCACGTCGTGTTTCACAAAGTGCCGCTGCTGTGGCGGCTGCACCGAACGCACCATAGCGACCTGGACTTCGATGTCACCACCGCCCTGCGCTTCCACCCGCTGGAGATCGTGCTGTCGATGCTGGTCAAGCTGGCGATGGTCGTGCTGCTGGGCGCACCGCCGGTCGCGGTGCTGCTGTTCGAGGTGATTCTGAACGCCGCCGCGATGTTCAATCACGGCAATGTCCGGCTGCCTTTGAAGCTGGATCGGGCGCTGCGCTACGTGCTGGTCACGCCCGACATGCATCGGGTCCACCACTCCGTCCACCGCCAGGAAACCGACAGCAATTTCGGTTTCAGCCTGGCGTGCTGGGACCGGCTGTTCGGCACCTATCGCGATCAGCCGCGCGACGGGCATACCGGCATGAGCATCGGTCTGGCGTATTTCCGCGACTGGCGGGCCACTCGCTGGTACGGTCTGTTGCTCCAGCCGTTGCTAGACCCGGAACGCCCTTCAGCTTAA
- a CDS encoding Ppx/GppA family phosphatase: protein MSSDVVAAIDLGSNSFHMIVARIANDHIQVLDRLREMVQLAAGLDDKNQLSEDSQRRALECLARFGQRLRHIPPQQLRIVGTNTLRQARNSAEFLTRAEDVLGHDVEIISGQEEARLIYLGVAHNVADVSGRRLVVDIGGGSTELIIGEKFEPLHLTSLKMGCVSLSLACFEDGKISEARMREAELRVQLRLEPVREDYLERGWQAVTGASGSIKAIQEVVTREGWSREGITLEGLRRLRAALVATGQVAGLATRWQLEPARAKVFAGGFVVLHGLCEALNVEKMEVSEGALREGVIYDLLGRIRHEDVRDRSIAAVVSRYGLDQAQSERVNATAHALLRQVRESWHLETEECAHVLEWAARLHEVGMLLTYNQYHKHGAYILQHADLPGFSQDDQTWLAALVRYHRRSFPENAFAHLPRDVAPLARRLCVLLRLAVVLNRARTRQPLPVAALRGQQQRMELHFPAGWLDEHPLTQADLEKEARFLRKAGLRLEFK from the coding sequence ATGAGCTCCGATGTCGTCGCGGCGATCGATCTAGGCTCCAACAGCTTTCACATGATCGTCGCCCGGATCGCCAACGACCATATCCAGGTGCTGGATCGGCTGCGGGAAATGGTGCAACTGGCGGCGGGCCTGGATGACAAGAACCAGCTGTCAGAGGACTCGCAACGGCGGGCGCTAGAGTGTCTGGCGCGCTTCGGCCAGCGGCTGCGCCATATCCCGCCCCAGCAACTGCGGATCGTCGGCACCAACACCTTGCGCCAGGCGCGCAACAGCGCGGAGTTTCTGACGCGGGCCGAGGACGTGCTAGGCCACGATGTCGAGATCATCAGCGGTCAGGAAGAAGCGCGGCTGATCTATCTCGGAGTCGCGCACAACGTCGCCGACGTGTCGGGTCGGCGGCTGGTGGTGGACATCGGCGGGGGCAGCACGGAGCTGATCATCGGCGAGAAGTTCGAACCGCTGCATCTGACCAGTCTCAAGATGGGCTGCGTCAGCTTGAGCCTGGCCTGTTTCGAGGATGGCAAGATCAGCGAAGCCCGGATGCGCGAGGCCGAACTGCGGGTGCAACTGCGGCTGGAGCCGGTGCGGGAGGATTATCTGGAGCGCGGCTGGCAAGCCGTCACCGGCGCTTCGGGTTCGATCAAGGCGATTCAGGAGGTGGTGACGCGCGAAGGCTGGAGCCGGGAAGGCATCACCCTGGAAGGGTTGCGGCGCTTGCGGGCCGCGCTGGTCGCTACCGGGCAGGTGGCGGGGCTGGCGACGCGCTGGCAGCTGGAACCGGCGCGGGCCAAGGTGTTCGCGGGGGGCTTCGTGGTGTTGCACGGGTTGTGCGAGGCGCTGAACGTCGAAAAGATGGAAGTTTCGGAAGGCGCGTTGCGGGAAGGCGTGATTTACGATCTGTTGGGCCGCATCCGCCACGAGGACGTGCGCGACCGCAGCATCGCCGCCGTGGTCAGTCGTTACGGCCTGGATCAGGCGCAATCCGAACGGGTGAACGCGACGGCCCACGCGCTGTTGCGTCAGGTGCGCGAAAGCTGGCATCTGGAAACCGAGGAGTGCGCTCACGTCCTGGAGTGGGCGGCCCGCCTGCATGAAGTCGGCATGTTGTTGACCTACAACCAGTATCACAAGCACGGCGCGTACATCCTGCAACACGCCGATTTGCCTGGATTCTCGCAAGACGATCAGACCTGGTTGGCGGCTTTGGTCCGCTACCATCGCCGGTCGTTTCCAGAAAATGCCTTCGCGCATCTGCCGCGCGATGTCGCCCCGCTGGCGCGGCGGTTGTGCGTCCTGCTTCGTTTGGCGGTGGTGCTGAATCGGGCGCGTACCCGTCAACCGCTGCCGGTCGCCGCTCTGCGCGGCCAGCAACAGCGCATGGAATTGCATTTTCCCGCAGGCTGGCTGGACGAGCATCCGCTGACGCAAGCCGATTTGGAGAAAGAAGCACGCTTCTTGCGCAAGGCCGGTCTTCGCTTGGAGTTCAAATAA
- a CDS encoding histidine phosphatase family protein, with translation MKLLLVRHAIAEDAESDGFAGGADARRPLTEAGRKKMRKGANRLRSQLERIDVLACSPLVRARETAEIIARAYGDIPIVERPELDYSYPPEAVLEWLAHCPAETVVAVGHEPQLSRLAGLLLAGESRSTIVFRKGGVAFFEFSKRAAAGKGVLHWVLTAGQLRNLKQD, from the coding sequence ATGAAATTGTTACTGGTTCGCCACGCCATCGCCGAGGACGCCGAAAGCGACGGTTTCGCTGGCGGCGCCGACGCCCGACGGCCGCTGACCGAGGCCGGGCGCAAGAAGATGCGCAAGGGCGCCAACCGTCTGCGCTCGCAACTGGAGCGAATCGATGTTCTGGCGTGCAGCCCGTTGGTGCGCGCCCGCGAAACCGCCGAAATCATCGCGCGGGCGTATGGTGACATCCCCATCGTGGAGCGTCCCGAGCTGGACTACAGCTATCCGCCGGAGGCGGTGCTGGAATGGTTGGCGCATTGTCCGGCCGAGACGGTGGTGGCCGTGGGCCACGAGCCGCAATTGAGCCGGCTGGCGGGTTTGCTGCTGGCTGGCGAATCCCGTTCCACGATCGTGTTTCGCAAGGGCGGCGTGGCTTTTTTTGAGTTTTCCAAGCGCGCCGCCGCCGGTAAAGGGGTGCTGCACTGGGTGCTGACCGCCGGCCAACTGCGCAACCTGAAGCAGGATTGA
- a CDS encoding amino acid ABC transporter permease, which translates to MTEPALTPVKPPFWNDPHTRAIAFQAIALIATVAFGLYVFHNTQDNLRRLGIASGFGFLSSPSGFDIIQTLVPYSPTSSYGRVFWVALLNTLVVSALGIVLATSLGFIIGIARLSKNWLISRLALVYIETFRNIPLLLQIFFWYFAVLRAVPPPRQSLHLGDAVFLNIRGLYLPAPQFQPGFGWVLAALGVAVGLTWWLFRWARRRQMATGQPFPTLSASLALWAGLPLLTYWLMGSPLVWQYPELQGFNFRGGWVVIPEMASLLLALSIYTAAFIAEIVRAGIQAVSHGQTEASLSLGLNAGQTLRLIILPQALRVIIPPLTNQYLNLTKNSSLAAAIGYPDLVSSFAGTVLNQTGQAIECIAITMTVYLTLSLLISLAMNAYNRRVALVER; encoded by the coding sequence ATGACCGAGCCGGCCCTCACTCCGGTCAAACCGCCGTTTTGGAACGACCCGCACACCAGGGCCATCGCCTTTCAGGCGATCGCCCTGATCGCCACGGTCGCCTTCGGCCTGTACGTCTTCCATAACACCCAGGACAACCTGCGCCGGTTGGGCATCGCCTCCGGCTTCGGTTTTCTGTCCTCGCCGTCGGGCTTCGACATCATTCAGACGCTGGTTCCCTATTCACCGACCTCCAGCTACGGCCGGGTGTTTTGGGTGGCGTTGCTCAACACCTTGGTGGTGTCGGCGTTGGGGATCGTGCTGGCGACCTCGCTGGGCTTCATCATCGGCATCGCCCGCTTGTCCAAGAACTGGCTGATTTCCCGGCTGGCCTTGGTTTATATCGAGACTTTTCGCAACATTCCGCTGCTGCTGCAAATCTTCTTTTGGTATTTCGCGGTGTTGCGGGCGGTGCCGCCCCCGCGCCAGAGCTTGCATCTGGGCGATGCGGTATTTCTGAACATTCGCGGGCTGTACCTTCCCGCTCCGCAGTTCCAACCGGGTTTCGGTTGGGTGCTGGCGGCGTTAGGTGTCGCGGTCGGGCTGACGTGGTGGCTGTTCCGCTGGGCGCGCCGCCGGCAGATGGCGACCGGTCAACCCTTTCCCACGCTATCGGCGTCGCTGGCGCTGTGGGCCGGTCTACCGCTATTGACCTATTGGCTGATGGGTTCGCCGCTGGTTTGGCAGTACCCCGAACTGCAAGGCTTCAACTTTCGGGGCGGCTGGGTGGTGATCCCGGAAATGGCCTCGCTGTTGCTGGCGCTGTCGATCTACACCGCCGCCTTCATCGCCGAAATCGTCCGCGCCGGCATTCAGGCGGTCAGTCACGGCCAAACCGAAGCGTCGTTGTCGCTGGGGCTCAATGCCGGTCAGACCTTGCGGCTGATCATCCTGCCCCAAGCGCTGCGGGTGATCATCCCGCCGCTGACCAACCAATATTTGAATCTGACCAAGAATTCGTCCTTGGCCGCCGCCATCGGCTATCCCGATTTGGTGTCCTCCTTCGCCGGCACCGTGCTGAACCAGACCGGGCAGGCCATCGAATGCATCGCCATCACCATGACGGTCTACCTGACCCTCAGCTTGCTTATCTCGCTGGCGATGAATGCGTACAACCGGCGCGTGGCGCTGGTGGAGCGCTGA
- a CDS encoding PilZ domain-containing protein yields MREFIRHPTDIPIEYQIASVKAGHHERLNNISQGGLCFQTEKALRRGSLVRITIPVREPAFETTGTIVWCRRADDHYDVGVQFADANTEFSVRMVEQICQIHLYQKQILEQEGRQLSTAEAAAEWVGKYAKDFPT; encoded by the coding sequence ATGCGAGAATTCATCCGCCATCCCACGGATATCCCCATCGAATACCAGATTGCCAGCGTCAAGGCGGGCCATCACGAACGCCTGAACAATATCAGTCAAGGGGGGTTGTGCTTCCAAACCGAAAAAGCCCTGCGGCGGGGTAGCCTGGTTCGAATCACCATTCCGGTCCGGGAGCCGGCCTTCGAGACCACCGGCACCATCGTCTGGTGCCGGCGCGCCGACGACCATTACGATGTCGGGGTCCAATTCGCCGATGCGAACACCGAGTTTTCGGTGCGGATGGTCGAGCAGATTTGCCAAATCCATCTTTATCAGAAACAGATCTTGGAACAGGAAGGACGGCAGCTTTCGACCGCGGAGGCGGCGGCGGAGTGGGTCGGAAAATACGCCAAGGATTTTCCGACCTAG
- a CDS encoding amino acid ABC transporter substrate-binding protein has translation MKRFRTFALLATVASLTGASTAYAGATLEAIKKNGSIKCGVSDGLPGFSFADEKGNYNGIDVDVCRAISAAVFGDPTKLKFTPLTAKERLTALQSGEIDVLSRNTTWTSSRDSAQGMNFAGVTYYDGQGFLVNKKLGVNSAKNLDGATVCVQAGTTTELNLSDYFRANKMKFTPITYDKSDESAKSLEAGRCDVLTSDQSQLYAQRIKLAKPDDYVVLPEVISKEPLGPVVRHGDDDWFDIVKWTLYVMVNAEELGVNSKNVEEMKKSTNPDVKRLLGVEGDKGKDFGLANDWMANVIKQVGNYGEIFERNVGKGSPLKIERGLNALWNQGGLQYAPPVR, from the coding sequence ATGAAAAGGTTTAGAACCTTCGCCCTCCTCGCAACCGTTGCGTCGCTAACCGGCGCCAGCACTGCTTACGCCGGCGCGACCCTGGAGGCCATCAAGAAAAACGGCTCCATCAAATGCGGCGTCAGCGACGGCCTGCCCGGCTTCTCCTTCGCCGATGAGAAGGGCAACTATAACGGCATCGACGTGGACGTGTGCCGCGCCATTTCCGCCGCCGTGTTCGGCGATCCCACCAAGCTCAAGTTCACCCCGCTGACCGCCAAGGAGCGTCTCACCGCGCTGCAATCGGGCGAAATCGACGTGCTGTCGCGCAACACCACCTGGACCTCCAGCCGCGATTCGGCGCAGGGCATGAATTTCGCCGGGGTGACGTATTACGACGGACAAGGCTTTCTGGTCAACAAGAAACTGGGCGTCAACAGCGCCAAGAACCTGGACGGCGCGACCGTCTGCGTGCAGGCCGGCACCACCACCGAACTCAATCTGAGCGATTATTTTCGCGCCAACAAGATGAAATTTACGCCGATCACCTACGATAAATCCGACGAAAGCGCCAAATCCCTAGAGGCCGGACGCTGCGACGTGCTGACCTCGGATCAGTCGCAGCTCTACGCCCAGCGCATCAAGCTGGCCAAACCGGATGATTATGTGGTGTTACCCGAGGTGATTTCCAAGGAACCGCTGGGGCCGGTGGTCCGCCACGGCGACGACGACTGGTTCGATATCGTCAAGTGGACCCTTTACGTCATGGTCAACGCCGAGGAACTGGGCGTCAACTCCAAGAACGTCGAGGAAATGAAAAAATCCACCAACCCCGATGTGAAACGCTTGCTCGGCGTCGAAGGCGATAAAGGCAAGGACTTCGGCTTGGCCAACGATTGGATGGCTAACGTCATCAAACAAGTCGGCAACTACGGTGAAATCTTCGAGCGCAACGTCGGCAAGGGCAGCCCGCTCAAGATCGAACGCGGCCTGAACGCGCTATGGAATCAAGGCGGCCTGCAATACGCGCCGCCCGTGCGCTGA
- the aroE gene encoding shikimate dehydrogenase — protein sequence MTTKPDQYAVMGHPIAHSKSPRIHALFAAQTGQPLEYRAILVEPGGFAAAARAFRDAGGKGLNVTLPFKQNAWVFADLSSVRAERAGAVNTLIFEPGGTRGENTDGTGLVRDLTVNHGYSLAGRRVLLLGAGGAARGVLQPLLLEGPAQLVIANRTAGKALELALRFGDLGKVSASGFAELAGRQFDLIINATAAGLSAEVPPLPDGVLAPEGWCYDFLYGNEPTAFVRWGLEQGAARALDGLGMLVEQAAEAFRLWRGVLPETQPVIAALRAG from the coding sequence ATGACGACGAAACCGGATCAATACGCCGTGATGGGCCATCCCATCGCACACAGCAAGTCGCCGCGCATTCATGCCTTGTTCGCCGCGCAAACCGGCCAGCCGCTCGAATACCGCGCCATTCTGGTCGAACCGGGTGGTTTCGCCGCCGCCGCGCGGGCGTTCCGGGACGCCGGCGGCAAGGGTTTGAACGTGACCCTGCCGTTCAAACAGAACGCCTGGGTCTTTGCCGATCTGTCGAGCGTTCGCGCCGAACGGGCGGGCGCGGTCAATACCTTGATTTTCGAGCCGGGCGGCACGCGCGGGGAGAACACCGACGGCACGGGGTTGGTGCGGGACCTGACGGTCAATCACGGTTATTCGCTGGCGGGGCGGCGGGTGCTGCTGCTGGGCGCGGGCGGCGCGGCGCGAGGCGTTTTGCAGCCGCTGTTGCTGGAAGGACCGGCGCAACTGGTCATCGCCAATCGCACCGCCGGCAAGGCGCTGGAGCTGGCTTTGCGCTTCGGGGATTTGGGCAAGGTGTCCGCTTCCGGCTTCGCCGAGCTGGCCGGGCGCCAGTTCGACCTCATCATCAATGCCACGGCGGCGGGGTTGAGCGCTGAGGTGCCGCCGCTGCCGGATGGCGTGCTGGCGCCGGAGGGCTGGTGCTACGATTTCCTGTACGGCAACGAACCGACCGCGTTCGTGCGCTGGGGCTTGGAGCAGGGCGCCGCCCGCGCCCTGGATGGTTTGGGGATGCTGGTGGAACAGGCGGCGGAAGCCTTCCGGCTGTGGCGCGGGGTTCTGCCCGAGACCCAACCGGTCATCGCGGCGTTGCGTGCTGGATAG
- a CDS encoding amino acid ABC transporter permease produces the protein MAESRVPHPDLPPPASTAGALGWLRRNLFSSPFSAALTVLALYLLFTLIPPLLRWVFLDATWSGDNRAACAANKGACWTFIRVHFDQFLYGFYPDAQRWRVKTVVLLSLLGAAPLLVRSVPQKVKMRLGLALLVAFPIVALILLKGGVLGLPVVDTSSWGGLLLTLIIAGVGMTAALPLGVLLALGRRSGLPAIETLCVTFIEFWRGVPLITVLFMSSVMLPLFLPAGMNFDKLLRALIGVSLFQAAYMAEVVRGGLQAVPKGQLEAAAALGLGYWKSMLLIVLPQALKLVIPGIVNTFIALFKDTSLVLIIGLFDLMNIVHNATTNPEWLGFSTEGYVFAAAVYWLFCFGMSRYSQRLEKRLHTGHKR, from the coding sequence GTGGCCGAGTCTCGCGTCCCCCACCCCGACTTACCGCCGCCGGCCAGCACCGCCGGCGCGCTCGGCTGGCTGCGCCGCAATCTGTTTTCATCCCCGTTCAGCGCCGCGCTGACCGTGCTGGCGCTGTACCTGCTCTTTACCCTGATCCCTCCGCTGCTGCGCTGGGTGTTTCTGGACGCTACCTGGAGCGGCGACAACCGCGCTGCTTGCGCGGCGAATAAAGGCGCGTGCTGGACCTTCATCCGAGTCCACTTCGACCAGTTTTTGTACGGTTTCTACCCGGACGCCCAGCGCTGGCGGGTCAAAACGGTCGTGCTGCTCTCGCTGCTCGGCGCGGCGCCGTTATTGGTCCGTTCCGTGCCGCAAAAAGTCAAAATGCGACTGGGATTAGCGCTGTTGGTCGCCTTCCCCATCGTCGCGCTGATCTTGTTGAAAGGAGGCGTGCTGGGTCTGCCGGTCGTGGACACCAGCAGCTGGGGCGGGCTGCTGTTGACCTTGATCATCGCCGGAGTGGGGATGACCGCCGCCTTGCCGTTGGGCGTGCTGCTGGCGCTGGGCCGGCGCTCCGGGCTGCCGGCCATCGAGACCTTATGCGTGACCTTCATCGAATTCTGGCGCGGCGTGCCGCTGATCACCGTGCTGTTTATGTCCTCGGTCATGCTGCCGCTGTTCCTGCCGGCTGGGATGAATTTTGACAAGCTGCTGCGGGCGCTGATCGGCGTCAGCCTGTTCCAGGCCGCTTACATGGCCGAGGTGGTGCGCGGCGGCCTGCAAGCCGTCCCCAAGGGCCAGCTTGAAGCCGCCGCCGCGCTGGGCCTGGGCTATTGGAAGTCGATGTTGCTGATCGTGCTGCCCCAAGCCCTGAAACTGGTCATCCCCGGCATCGTCAACACCTTCATCGCCCTGTTCAAGGATACGTCCCTGGTGCTCATCATCGGCCTGTTCGACCTGATGAACATCGTCCACAACGCCACCACCAATCCGGAGTGGCTGGGTTTTTCCACCGAGGGTTACGTGTTCGCCGCCGCCGTCTATTGGCTGTTCTGTTTCGGCATGTCCCGCTACAGCCAACGATTGGAAAAACGCCTGCACACCGGCCACAAGCGTTAG
- a CDS encoding ATP-grasp domain-containing protein, with product MTVRALVTRGLATVRAAIDLVHEAMEPDEFHLGASYSTEQTPLRLSADSFYLEPAAATPDAYVEWLLALCREREFTLVWPQNRWSLLLDEQTRFAAAGVRLILSCPDVATLEAIQDKSQANARLAAAGVALPRTLPVATGAEFTDALATFAAGGWRTCVKPVRSIYGLGFRLIDDSKRPLERFLANDVFTIDSAGFARLLDAAEGERAFLAMEYLAGDERSIDCLADRGRLVRAIVRRKPADSHWRWQIIEDDPAAWEIAEQAVAAFRLNGLINVQTRERIHEDGRREQCFLEVNPRMSGGIYLSCLAGLNLPYWLLRLLCGTVAEAAIPRPANGVRVAKIEQAVIL from the coding sequence ATGACTGTCCGTGCGTTGGTGACCCGCGGCCTTGCCACCGTGCGCGCCGCCATCGACTTGGTTCATGAAGCGATGGAGCCCGATGAGTTTCATTTGGGGGCAAGCTATTCCACCGAACAGACCCCGTTGCGCCTGTCGGCCGATTCCTTTTACCTGGAGCCGGCGGCCGCGACGCCGGACGCCTATGTGGAATGGCTGCTGGCGCTGTGCCGGGAACGAGAATTTACCCTCGTCTGGCCCCAAAACCGTTGGTCGTTGCTGCTCGACGAACAGACGCGGTTCGCGGCCGCCGGAGTGCGGCTGATCCTGTCCTGCCCGGATGTAGCAACGCTGGAGGCGATCCAGGATAAGTCTCAGGCCAACGCCCGGCTTGCCGCCGCTGGCGTGGCGCTGCCGCGAACCCTGCCGGTGGCGACCGGCGCGGAATTCACCGACGCGCTGGCCACGTTCGCCGCCGGCGGCTGGCGCACCTGCGTCAAACCGGTGCGGTCGATCTACGGGCTCGGCTTTCGGTTGATCGACGATAGCAAACGGCCGCTGGAGCGCTTTTTGGCCAATGATGTTTTCACCATCGACAGCGCCGGCTTCGCGCGCCTGCTGGATGCGGCGGAGGGCGAACGCGCTTTTCTGGCGATGGAATATCTGGCCGGCGACGAGCGTTCGATCGATTGTCTGGCCGACCGGGGACGATTGGTGCGCGCCATCGTGCGCCGCAAGCCCGCCGATTCGCACTGGCGCTGGCAGATCATTGAGGATGATCCCGCGGCTTGGGAAATCGCGGAGCAGGCCGTCGCCGCGTTCCGGCTCAACGGCCTGATCAACGTGCAAACCCGCGAGCGGATTCATGAAGACGGCCGCCGCGAGCAATGTTTTCTGGAAGTGAATCCGAGGATGTCGGGTGGCATCTACCTGTCCTGCCTGGCGGGGTTGAACCTGCCTTATTGGCTGTTGCGGCTGCTGTGCGGCACGGTGGCTGAAGCGGCCATCCCCCGGCCCGCCAACGGCGTCCGGGTGGCCAAGATCGAACAGGCCGTGATTTTGTGA